In a genomic window of Bordetella petrii:
- a CDS encoding thioredoxin family protein translates to MPLLVPGPDTPALRAALADGGPDTWLVACFCAAWCDTCGQYRPRLAALAEAQPQRVFAWIDIEDHPDLLGDEDVENFPTLLVQVGGRVVFYGPMLPHIGHLERLLDSLAPDSPTVATGLPDVPALLAQ, encoded by the coding sequence ATGCCCCTGCTCGTTCCCGGACCCGACACCCCCGCGCTGCGCGCCGCCTTGGCCGACGGCGGCCCCGACACCTGGCTGGTAGCCTGCTTTTGCGCGGCCTGGTGCGATACCTGCGGCCAATACCGGCCACGGCTGGCGGCCCTGGCCGAGGCCCAGCCCCAACGGGTGTTTGCATGGATCGATATCGAAGACCACCCCGACCTGCTCGGCGACGAAGATGTCGAGAACTTTCCCACGCTGCTGGTGCAGGTGGGCGGGCGCGTGGTGTTTTATGGCCCGATGCTGCCGCACATCGGCCACCTGGAGCGGCTGCTCGACAGCCTGGCACCCGACAGCCCCACGGTGGCCACCGGCCTGCCCGACGTGCCCGCGCTGCTGGCGCAGTAG
- a CDS encoding EI24 domain-containing protein, whose translation MIPPRPDPAAPTPARAAAAGAAGVAQAFKRALVSQCHPNMLFAVLLPFVIALLGALLLVWLFWTPLTDWLNLQASQWQFVNNVDAWLVGIGLFSIKLYFIPVIAAAILLPVSGILGLAIAAVFVMPLVLRHVGAREYAGVARQGRNATAYSVWNAIWVSAIFAIGWVLTLPFWLIPPMAVILSVFWWAFAFSRMLRVDAIVEHASPAERRILLERHNTGFWIIGLICSLLNLLPPAWIILPVYSGLVYAHYGLEALRRLRQERVIEA comes from the coding sequence ATGATTCCTCCCCGCCCCGATCCCGCGGCGCCCACGCCGGCCCGCGCCGCCGCGGCAGGCGCGGCCGGCGTTGCCCAGGCATTCAAGCGCGCGCTGGTATCGCAGTGCCATCCCAATATGCTGTTCGCGGTGCTGCTGCCGTTCGTCATCGCGCTGCTCGGCGCGTTGCTGCTGGTGTGGCTGTTCTGGACTCCGCTGACCGATTGGCTGAACCTGCAGGCGTCGCAGTGGCAGTTCGTCAACAACGTCGATGCCTGGCTGGTGGGCATCGGGCTATTCTCCATCAAGCTGTATTTCATTCCCGTCATTGCAGCGGCCATCTTGCTGCCCGTATCGGGCATTCTGGGGCTGGCCATCGCCGCCGTATTCGTCATGCCGCTCGTGCTGCGCCACGTCGGCGCGCGCGAGTACGCCGGGGTGGCGCGCCAGGGGCGCAATGCCACGGCGTACAGCGTCTGGAACGCCATCTGGGTCAGCGCGATATTCGCCATCGGCTGGGTGCTGACGCTGCCATTCTGGCTGATTCCACCCATGGCGGTGATCTTGTCGGTCTTCTGGTGGGCGTTTGCGTTTTCGCGCATGCTGCGCGTCGATGCCATCGTCGAGCATGCCAGCCCGGCCGAGCGCCGCATCCTGCTCGAACGCCACAATACCGGCTTCTGGATCATCGGCCTGATCTGCTCATTGTTGAACCTGCTGCCGCCCGCCTGGATCATCCTGCCCGTGTACTCGGGCCTGGTGTATGCGCATTACGGGCTTGAAGCGCTGCGCCGCCTGCGCCAGGAACGCGTCATCGAAGCCTGA
- a CDS encoding competence/damage-inducible protein A, translated as MAASTSRRIGLIIVGDEILSGRRQDKHFAKVVELLAARGLQLSHVEILPDDRAALTAALRRSFASGDIVLSCGGIGATPDDHTRQAAAAALDVPLQLHPDAEQAIVLRVAEMVAKGQGSPDMSTPENQHRLQMGMFPAGSEIVPNPYNRIPGFFIHDHTFVPGFPVMAWPMLEWTLDTRYAALHHQVAHIEHSFLVFGMPESRIAPVMQVIEQRWAAVRAFSLPSVGEAGGPPHIELGVKGDPGPAAEALAFLQQEVQRLGGRLAP; from the coding sequence ATGGCTGCTTCCACTTCCCGCCGCATCGGCCTGATCATCGTGGGCGATGAAATCCTGTCCGGTCGCCGCCAGGACAAGCACTTCGCCAAAGTCGTCGAGCTGCTGGCCGCGCGCGGCCTGCAGCTGTCGCATGTCGAAATCCTGCCCGATGACCGCGCGGCGCTGACCGCGGCCCTGCGCCGCAGCTTTGCCTCCGGCGACATCGTGCTGTCGTGCGGCGGCATCGGCGCCACGCCCGACGACCACACCCGCCAGGCCGCCGCCGCCGCGCTCGATGTGCCGCTGCAATTGCATCCCGACGCCGAACAGGCCATCGTGCTGCGGGTGGCCGAGATGGTGGCCAAGGGGCAGGGCTCGCCCGACATGAGCACGCCCGAGAACCAGCACCGCCTGCAGATGGGCATGTTCCCCGCCGGCAGCGAGATCGTGCCCAACCCCTACAACCGCATCCCGGGCTTTTTCATCCACGATCACACCTTCGTGCCGGGTTTTCCGGTCATGGCCTGGCCCATGCTCGAATGGACGCTCGACACGCGCTACGCTGCCCTGCATCACCAGGTGGCGCACATCGAGCACTCATTCCTGGTGTTCGGCATGCCCGAATCGCGCATCGCGCCGGTGATGCAGGTCATCGAGCAACGTTGGGCCGCGGTGCGCGCTTTCAGCCTGCCCAGCGTGGGCGAGGCAGGCGGCCCGCCGCACATCGAATTGGGCGTCAAGGGCGACCCCGGTCCGGCCGCCGAGGCGCTGGCATTCCTGCAGCAAGAAGTGCAGCGGCTGGGCGGCCGGCTGGCCCCCTGA